A segment of the Chitinivibrionales bacterium genome:
TTCTATCTCCTCCCCAGTCGCAACTCGCGCCGAATGCCCTCGATCAGCTTTTTGTCTTCTTCGGTTTTCTCCCCCGAAACAAAGGCATGTTTGAACACCACAAAGAGCACGGTCAGAAAAAAGAGTCCAAAAGCAAAAACAAGAGGATAGAGTTTTTTTTCCTTATGACTCACGCTCGGAAAGGGAGGATCGATAATCTGGAACGCCTCCTTACTCACCACCATCGCCTTTTCGTACTCCTGGGCGACCAACTCCTGGATTTTTGCGCGCAAGAGGGGGTCCGATACAACCGTGAGCTGCTTTTCGAGGTACTTGATATTTTCATTGGCGTCTTCCTGGGTCGATTCGCGAATATAGAGGTCGAGATATTCGAGGCCGTTTTCGAGCAAGGTATGACTGAATGAAGAATCTTTGCTGTTTACGCTTATTTCCATTGTATTCGATTTCGTGACTTCTCTTTCTAAAAATTCTCCATTGACTACCCCTGCAATTTTCATGGGCTCGGGTTTGAGAGAATCGGCAACCCATTTCTTTTCATCTTCGTTATAATTTTCCTTATAATACTTGGGTGCAACAAGTTCATATACCGATGGTATAAGATTGTATTTTTCCAGAAGCTCGGCACCAAACTTCCTGCTGTCAAGCACAATATCAATTTTATCGAGGCTGGCATTGCCGCCGATATTGAGCTGGCTGGCTACCAGGCCTCCCAGGGCGCCGAACCCTGAAACCGAGGGCATTTTCCGGGAATCGTTCTCCTTGGGTGCGATCACCGCAGTGGCCGTATAGGTCGGGCCTTTGATACGAGCAGCCACATAGCCCAGCACCAAACCCAGAATTGTCACGCCAATAATCAGCCATTTGTTTTTGACAAGCTCGTAGACATACTCCAGAAGATTGATTTCATCGGGATCGGTGTAGATCTGCGGTTGCGGCTGAATCGGCTGCTGCATGGCTGGGCCGCCGGGTTGAAAATTTGTATCATTGGTCATAGGCTATTTCCTTTGAATGGATTTCCCATGGAACATTCGGAATATCGCGGAAAAGAATGGGGAACCACAGATTCGCACAGATAATCACAGATGATGGGGAAATGGAGTACTGGAGTGATGGGTGAGGTGATTTCAGATTGCAGATTGAATAATCGTCCTCGTCCTCGATATCATTTGCCATCATGAGCCACTCGGCCATCCATTCGGCCCGCTTTCCGAGCTTAATATCATTACTCACCTCCAATAAGCTGCTGTGCTACCAAAATGAGATCTTCATGTTGTTCGAGCAATCCCGGGTTTGTCGTTTTCCATTTACGTTTTAACTCAAGCCAGGATTTTTCATTCTCACTAAAAGATTTTTGTTATAAACTAATCGTTGATGTATTCGTAAATTTGAGTATAGTATACTTCAAAGTCTTTCAGATGACACTCAATAATCGACATCATGATTGTATCATCAACAGCCTGGTATTCATGGACAGCGATATTCCTGAAACCAACCATTTTCATCATTGTAGACGCAATGCTTCCGGTGATAATTTTCTCTTTTGCCAGGATCCCGAATGACTCTTTATAGGTTGCAGGAAGCTTGAGGCCTTTTTGAGCAATAATAATATGGGCAATATCGATACATGCCTGCACTGCTCTTTGAAGGTTCACTGAAATGATATCATCCAGAAAGATTTCATCGATTGCCCCCTCCTCCATATCCTTTGCCCTGACAATAGACTTAAGGCAATTCTTTATTATCGATATTTTGGAGAGTATGGCGTCTTTTTCAAGCATATATCCTGCCGCGCAGCATGGAATCTTCAATGATTTTCCTGCTTTTTTTAAAATCGATATACTCGCTTATCTTTTGAGCTTTATAAACGACAAATTTGCCGGGATCATTATTGATTACCAGTTCACCGTTTGCAAGCACCTGCATGGTAATTATTATATCCGAAGAATTCAGGAATATCATATCAAACTTTTTTTGTAATGCATCTTCAAG
Coding sequences within it:
- a CDS encoding DUF86 domain-containing protein; the encoded protein is MKIPCCAAGYMLEKDAILSKISIIKNCLKSIVRAKDMEEGAIDEIFLDDIISVNLQRAVQACIDIAHIIIAQKGLKLPATYKESFGILAKEKIITGSIASTMMKMVGFRNIAVHEYQAVDDTIMMSIIECHLKDFEVYYTQIYEYIND